A genomic window from Paraburkholderia phytofirmans OLGA172 includes:
- a CDS encoding TniQ family protein — protein sequence MRLPNLEPMMNGTWEQEGLTSYVNRLAENLGISTTDLILKVMVPLVGGPNDRNCNIWRSIDLGKKSGAKWVAALEKLTGRTDLNSLTLLRLSTICSLWSEIRRDAAFCPHCLEEAVDRAERVYTPLAWRLRSYTVCIKHRIPLLDFCRHCGCKKLRVFFAGGRNGCCYKCGRWLGDAVSLGNSGEGGLQELLTSVTVAELLSLALDGEEVITSVRGFMKEVVDERLNGNMASLARGLGISPVKARQYTICEDLPRIRDWELISEIAGVSLLDLLPCHSLPPDLGDHPWFRDTSRLSTRGGRPKGDLTATIVSTALRGALDAEAAVSLNRLAMSLGTHYSCLQRFEPELAAEVSKRFRLSVSARAEARRAKFQEDLVRAVDDLLAAGKFPTPSRVKARIDRKFCWFDFYKETYESEVKKRKLVNADGFREARE from the coding sequence TTGAGACTGCCAAATCTCGAGCCGATGATGAACGGCACATGGGAACAAGAAGGCTTAACAAGCTACGTTAATCGTCTTGCCGAGAATCTGGGCATCTCGACGACGGATCTCATTCTGAAGGTGATGGTTCCATTAGTCGGCGGACCGAATGATCGGAATTGCAACATCTGGAGGAGCATTGATCTTGGGAAAAAAAGCGGGGCAAAATGGGTTGCTGCGCTTGAAAAGTTGACCGGGCGGACCGACCTGAATAGCTTAACTCTTTTACGGCTATCGACGATATGTAGCTTGTGGTCAGAGATACGGCGGGACGCTGCATTTTGTCCTCATTGTCTTGAGGAAGCTGTGGATCGGGCCGAGCGAGTTTATACGCCACTAGCGTGGCGACTGAGATCGTACACCGTGTGCATAAAGCACCGGATTCCGTTGCTGGATTTCTGCAGACATTGTGGGTGCAAAAAGCTGAGGGTTTTCTTTGCAGGTGGCCGGAATGGTTGCTGTTACAAGTGTGGTCGGTGGTTAGGCGATGCAGTTTCACTTGGAAATTCTGGAGAAGGTGGGCTGCAAGAGCTTTTGACTAGTGTGACCGTCGCGGAGCTGCTCTCGCTTGCTTTGGACGGGGAGGAAGTGATCACGTCGGTCAGAGGTTTCATGAAGGAAGTTGTCGATGAACGACTCAATGGCAACATGGCATCGTTAGCAAGAGGTCTCGGAATTTCTCCCGTAAAGGCGCGTCAGTATACGATTTGCGAGGATTTGCCACGGATTCGGGATTGGGAGTTGATATCAGAGATTGCTGGTGTCAGCCTCCTTGATCTTCTGCCATGCCACTCGCTGCCCCCCGACCTCGGCGATCATCCATGGTTTCGTGATACGTCCAGGTTATCGACCCGAGGGGGGCGTCCCAAAGGAGACCTAACTGCGACTATCGTTAGCACGGCGCTGCGAGGTGCGCTAGACGCAGAAGCTGCAGTTTCTTTGAACCGCCTCGCGATGAGCCTCGGCACCCATTATTCTTGCCTTCAGCGCTTTGAACCTGAGTTGGCTGCGGAAGTATCCAAGAGGTTTCGTCTAAGCGTCAGCGCGCGGGCAGAGGCGAGACGCGCCAAATTTCAGGAGGATCTGGTCCGCGCAGTCGACGACCTCCTCGCGGCCGGGAAATTTCCAACGCCGTCCCGCGTGAAAGCGCGCATAGATCGCAAATTTTGCTGGTTCGATTTTTACAAGGAGACGTACGAATCGGAGGTGAAAAAAAGAAAGCTTGTCAATGCCGACGGTTTCCGGGAGGCGCGCGAGTGA
- a CDS encoding DUF6471 domain-containing protein, which produces MNLYETARELLRTEMAAQRIGVPELAARLQEMGAPEAVKSLSVKISRGRFQFSFVIQCLAAMGVETVTLQLPKRVDIMRSNGSTSTRRRPTAMKEARERERIGKKKSSAHESRRTSSDDGPTVESEQESTTVGS; this is translated from the coding sequence ATGAACTTATATGAAACCGCGAGAGAACTGCTCCGCACGGAAATGGCTGCGCAACGGATCGGCGTCCCGGAGCTTGCCGCCCGGCTTCAGGAAATGGGGGCACCAGAAGCGGTAAAGTCACTGTCCGTCAAAATAAGCCGTGGCAGGTTCCAGTTCTCATTTGTCATCCAGTGCCTCGCGGCCATGGGAGTCGAGACGGTTACGCTCCAGCTTCCGAAGCGAGTGGACATCATGCGTTCCAACGGTTCGACATCTACCAGGCGCCGCCCCACCGCGATGAAAGAAGCGCGAGAGCGGGAAAGAATAGGTAAAAAAAAATCCAGTGCGCATGAATCCCGGAGAACTTCGTCTGACGATGGACCTACAGTCGAAAGCGAACAGGAGTCGACGACAGTTGGCAGTTAG
- a CDS encoding metallophosphoesterase family protein codes for MRLHIVSDLHQHSSRDAGPDPRVTPVDADVLILAGDIDFVEKVADRYGEWPYDVLYVRGNHDTYFRPYERAISTAAIRMETGRVRMLERRVVFYPKIRIVGCCLWTDFELVGNVEDVIVLNRELGADFRCLMRADGRSVTPEDLRVEHRSSLEWLQNTLREPFNGVNVVVSHHAPHRRSLNPAYGVTWSSASFASDLSATMRHVSLWVHGHVHSFVDFKFKRCRVVCNAAGSTARPNPDFVSDFVVEI; via the coding sequence GTGCGTCTGCATATCGTTTCGGATCTGCATCAACATTCAAGCCGCGATGCCGGACCGGACCCAAGGGTCACGCCCGTCGACGCGGATGTGCTAATCCTTGCCGGGGATATCGATTTCGTCGAAAAGGTCGCTGACAGGTACGGCGAATGGCCCTACGACGTGCTGTATGTTCGTGGCAATCACGATACGTACTTTCGGCCATATGAACGCGCGATCTCGACTGCTGCCATTCGGATGGAGACTGGACGCGTTCGCATGCTCGAAAGAAGAGTCGTCTTCTATCCGAAAATCAGGATAGTCGGTTGCTGTCTTTGGACTGACTTCGAATTGGTAGGCAACGTCGAGGACGTAATTGTGCTTAACCGCGAGCTCGGTGCCGATTTTCGATGTCTGATGCGCGCAGACGGGCGATCGGTTACTCCCGAAGACCTACGAGTAGAGCATCGCAGTTCGCTCGAATGGCTGCAGAACACCTTGCGCGAACCATTTAACGGAGTGAACGTTGTTGTCTCACACCACGCGCCACACCGGCGCTCACTGAATCCCGCGTACGGAGTTACCTGGAGCAGCGCGTCATTCGCCAGCGACCTGTCGGCCACTATGCGACATGTAAGTCTTTGGGTGCATGGGCATGTCCATTCTTTTGTCGACTTCAAGTTCAAGCGCTGTCGAGTAGTGTGTAACGCTGCGGGCTCCACGGCGAGACCCAATCCGGATTTCGTATCCGACTTCGTTGTGGAGATCTGA
- a CDS encoding metallophosphoesterase, with protein sequence MKIQIASDLHHEMSQHCHELACPLPLAPGADALVLAGDIHEGTNAIDIYSDYPVPVVYVHGNHEPLNNRYPALISDLEDRAVGTAVRFLQNDQFTFGEIRFLGACMWTDYLQFPLHFNDSLEIARHGMIEHKLVRRSGDGRMFQPEDARMHQRETLLWLREQLDVPFLGKTIVVTHHIPSPRSIPHAHQQHALAPAYASNLELLVERADLWIHGHAHWSCDYRIGKCRVICNPRGRPGRNRKYPELPYENAEFQPALTVDV encoded by the coding sequence ATGAAAATACAGATCGCTTCTGACCTTCATCACGAGATGTCGCAACATTGCCACGAGCTGGCATGTCCGCTACCTCTTGCGCCAGGAGCCGATGCATTGGTTTTAGCGGGAGACATTCATGAAGGCACAAACGCCATCGATATCTACTCCGACTATCCAGTTCCGGTCGTCTATGTTCACGGAAATCATGAACCACTGAACAACCGTTATCCAGCATTGATATCCGATCTCGAAGATCGGGCGGTCGGCACAGCGGTGAGGTTCCTCCAAAACGACCAATTCACTTTTGGCGAAATCCGATTTCTGGGGGCGTGCATGTGGACGGATTATCTACAGTTCCCTTTGCATTTCAACGATTCACTGGAAATCGCGCGACACGGGATGATTGAACACAAGCTCGTTCGACGCAGTGGGGACGGCCGGATGTTTCAGCCCGAGGACGCACGAATGCATCAGCGCGAAACGCTGCTGTGGTTGCGCGAGCAGCTGGATGTACCGTTTCTTGGGAAAACCATCGTAGTGACTCACCACATACCGAGCCCGAGGTCAATTCCGCACGCCCACCAGCAGCATGCGCTGGCGCCGGCGTACGCCTCCAATCTCGAATTGCTCGTGGAGCGCGCGGATTTGTGGATTCATGGACACGCCCATTGGTCGTGCGACTACAGAATTGGCAAATGCAGGGTCATCTGCAATCCAAGAGGCAGGCCGGGCCGCAACCGGAAGTATCCCGAACTTCCATATGAGAACGCTGAGTTCCAGCCCGCTCTGACCGTCGACGTCTAA
- a CDS encoding BPSL0761 family protein — protein MTTAYERTRAVLGARQLLSDLAAAPDDADLGVFRGRARTLLRHFPEPVYFHLSAAMVSGIWADPDAKWYE, from the coding sequence ATGACGACCGCATACGAACGTACGCGTGCGGTGCTAGGCGCGCGCCAGCTCCTGAGTGATCTTGCTGCTGCACCAGACGATGCGGACCTGGGGGTCTTCCGAGGTCGCGCGCGCACGCTGCTTCGGCATTTCCCCGAGCCTGTGTATTTCCATTTGTCGGCCGCAATGGTCTCTGGGATCTGGGCGGATCCCGACGCAAAGTGGTACGAATGA